Within Candidatus Methylomirabilota bacterium, the genomic segment CCTCGTCCACCGGCTCACGACCCCGCGCCTGGTCACGGTCATCGAGCGCGATCCCGTCATTCTGGATATCGCGCGGCGCTGGTTCGGGCTCGCCGACCTCGGCCCGATGGAGTTCTACTGCGGCGACGCCGAGACGGTGGCCGCGGCGCTGCGGGACGCCGGCCGGCGCTTCGACTTCGTGATGGAGGACGCCGCCTACGCCGACCTGGAGCGCTCGCGTCCGGTGGTGGAGGCGCTGGTGCCGCTGGTGGCGGACGAGGGCACGCTCGTCGTCAACCGCCATCGCCGCGGCGACGCCGGCGCGCTCGTGCGGATCCTTCGCCGGTGCTTCGAGTCCGTCCGCACACAGCGCGTACGCCGCGAAGGCGAGAACGTCCTCATCTACGCCTCACAGCCCCGCACGACCTGATCTGCCCGCCGACGCGCCGCGAGCGCGCGAGCGGGGCCCGGGTTGCCCCCGCGAGACCCGTGTTTCGGGCATTGCGTCGGACCCGGCTGGGAATCGGTGCACGATGACAGGCGCGCCGTAGCGTCGATTTGCGTGGTCGAGTGGGGGCGACCCGGGCCCCGCTCGCGCGCTCGCAACGACGGCCGCCGACGCGATCAGGCCGTGGGCAGCTTCTTGTAGCGCAGTCGGTGGGGCCGTTCCGCCTCCGCGCCGAGGCGCCTCTTGCGGTCGGCCTCGTAGTCGGCGTAGTTGCCCTCGAACCACACCACCCGCCCCTCGTCCTCGAACGCGAGC encodes:
- a CDS encoding class I SAM-dependent methyltransferase, which gives rise to LVHRLTTPRLVTVIERDPVILDIARRWFGLADLGPMEFYCGDAETVAAALRDAGRRFDFVMEDAAYADLERSRPVVEALVPLVADEGTLVVNRHRRGDAGALVRILRRCFESVRTQRVRREGENVLIYASQPRTT